A part of Limihaloglobus sulfuriphilus genomic DNA contains:
- the plsY gene encoding glycerol-3-phosphate 1-O-acyltransferase PlsY, which yields MNTIQYILVLAAAYFIGAVPFGFLIARSKGIDLRKVGSGNIGATNLGRALGKKWAVVCFFLDVAKGLIPVLAGRALVTENPTALELLQWMTIGCAAVLGHIYPVYIGFKGGKGVATSLGFVLGIWPYLTIPGFIGFAVWLATLKISHYVSLSSILAAIIMPIILACGIIILDEWKIENLWPLIVISTLMAMLITYRHRDNLKRIAAGTETRVFEGKEKRNLNINTL from the coding sequence ATGAACACAATACAATACATATTAGTCCTTGCCGCGGCGTACTTTATCGGAGCGGTACCTTTTGGGTTCTTAATTGCCCGCTCTAAGGGCATAGACCTCCGCAAAGTCGGCTCGGGCAACATAGGAGCTACGAATCTCGGCCGCGCCCTGGGGAAAAAGTGGGCGGTTGTATGTTTCTTTTTAGATGTTGCAAAAGGACTTATACCGGTTTTAGCCGGCAGGGCACTGGTGACCGAAAATCCAACTGCCCTCGAGCTGCTGCAATGGATGACCATAGGCTGTGCGGCTGTGCTGGGACACATTTATCCGGTTTATATTGGTTTCAAAGGCGGCAAGGGCGTTGCAACGAGCCTGGGATTTGTGCTTGGAATCTGGCCGTATCTTACAATACCGGGTTTTATCGGATTTGCCGTGTGGCTGGCAACGTTGAAGATATCGCATTATGTCTCGCTCTCATCGATACTTGCCGCGATAATTATGCCGATCATTCTTGCTTGCGGTATAATAATACTTGATGAATGGAAAATTGAAAATTTATGGCCGCTTATAGTCATCTCAACGCTTATGGCGATGCTGATAACATACCGGCACAGAGATAACCTGAAAAGAATTGCCGCGGGAACGGAGACCCGTGTCTTTGAAGGCAAAGAAAAACGTAACTTGAATATAAACACTTTATAA
- a CDS encoding sulfide/dihydroorotate dehydrogenase-like FAD/NAD-binding protein, whose amino-acid sequence MPHKIVNKNQLSENVYRIEVEAANIASARKPGQFVIVGISTEYSERIPLTIAGADADKGTITLIFQAVGKSTAEMANLEVGDSIDNIVGPLGQPTHIEKFGTVVCVGGGIGNAPLLPIAKGLKEAGNKIISIIGARTKELIILEDEFKAISDELTVVTDDGSYGRKALVTEPLKEVCSRGEKPALAVAIGPTPMMKFCCLTTKEFDVPTVVSLNTIMIDGTGMCGGCRVEVGGETKFVCVDGPEFDGHKVNFDLMMKRMNAYKDLEQEALDKYKEHRCKIGLDK is encoded by the coding sequence TTGCCGCACAAAATTGTTAACAAGAATCAGCTTTCAGAAAACGTTTACCGGATTGAGGTCGAAGCGGCTAACATCGCCTCCGCCCGTAAGCCCGGACAGTTCGTGATTGTAGGGATATCTACCGAATACAGCGAACGTATCCCGCTGACAATCGCCGGCGCTGATGCCGACAAGGGCACAATTACGCTTATCTTCCAGGCAGTCGGCAAGTCAACCGCCGAGATGGCAAACCTCGAAGTGGGCGATAGCATAGATAATATTGTCGGGCCGCTGGGCCAGCCAACCCACATTGAAAAATTCGGCACGGTCGTCTGTGTCGGCGGAGGAATCGGCAACGCGCCGCTTCTGCCGATCGCCAAAGGACTCAAGGAGGCCGGCAACAAAATCATCTCCATAATTGGAGCCCGCACCAAAGAGCTGATCATCCTCGAAGATGAATTCAAGGCGATAAGCGATGAGCTGACAGTGGTTACCGATGACGGATCATACGGCCGCAAAGCACTTGTGACAGAACCTTTAAAGGAAGTTTGCTCCCGCGGCGAAAAACCCGCTCTGGCAGTAGCTATCGGCCCTACGCCGATGATGAAGTTCTGCTGCCTTACTACGAAAGAATTTGACGTGCCGACGGTCGTTTCGCTCAATACCATCATGATCGACGGCACGGGCATGTGCGGCGGCTGCCGCGTAGAGGTCGGCGGTGAAACAAAATTCGTCTGTGTTGACGGCCCGGAATTCGACGGACACAAGGTCAATTTTGACCTGATGATGAAACGCATGAATGCTTATAAAGATCTTGAGCAGGAAGCCCTTGACAAATACAAAGAACACAGGTGCAAAATAGGCCTGGACAAATAG
- the gltA gene encoding NADPH-dependent glutamate synthase: MTESKQKSYSELREKQKNGTLKNSERLKIPPQEMPAQEPDVRKNNVEEVALGYTEEEARLEAMRCIQCKNAPCVEGCPVRINIKDFVGAIADGDDQKAMEIIQQNQLLAAVCGRVCPQEIQCQAKCTVGLRYKDPTMAVSIGRLERFVADKFLDNDMTPKIAPETGKKVAVVGSGPGGIVVAGECRRAGHDVTIFEAFHKPGGVMVYGIPEFRLPKALVQKEIDKLIKMGVKLECNFLVGRTRTVKQLMNEDGFQAVYIGVGAGLPKFMNIEGEQLVGVYSANEYLTRANLMKAYDFGKGADTPIARSKKVAVFGGGNVAMDSARTALRLGAEEVYLIYRRSEAEMPARIEEIHHAKEEGVKFLILQNPKRILGDDKARVRAVECLRYELGEPDDSGRRRPVPIEGSEFEIEVDTAIVAIGNGANPLLQQTTPGLKFNKWGNIEVDDNCKTSIEGVYAGGDIVLGAATVILAMGQGRIAAQSINEYLKSG, encoded by the coding sequence GTGACTGAATCAAAGCAGAAATCATATTCGGAACTAAGAGAGAAACAGAAAAACGGCACCCTGAAAAACTCAGAGAGGCTCAAAATCCCTCCGCAGGAGATGCCGGCACAAGAGCCAGATGTACGAAAAAACAACGTTGAAGAAGTCGCCCTGGGCTACACCGAAGAAGAGGCCCGCCTCGAAGCGATGCGCTGCATTCAGTGCAAAAACGCACCTTGCGTAGAGGGCTGTCCGGTACGAATCAACATAAAAGATTTTGTCGGCGCGATAGCAGACGGAGACGACCAGAAGGCGATGGAGATTATCCAGCAGAATCAGCTTCTCGCGGCTGTTTGCGGACGGGTCTGCCCACAGGAAATACAGTGCCAGGCAAAATGCACGGTCGGACTGCGGTACAAAGACCCCACAATGGCGGTATCTATCGGCAGGCTTGAGCGTTTTGTTGCCGACAAATTCCTGGACAATGACATGACTCCCAAAATCGCACCGGAAACCGGCAAGAAAGTCGCTGTAGTCGGCTCAGGCCCCGGCGGGATAGTCGTAGCGGGAGAGTGCCGCAGAGCCGGTCATGATGTTACGATCTTCGAAGCATTCCACAAGCCCGGCGGCGTGATGGTGTATGGAATACCAGAGTTCCGCCTTCCTAAGGCACTTGTACAGAAAGAAATAGACAAACTTATCAAGATGGGCGTAAAGCTGGAATGTAATTTCCTTGTTGGCCGCACACGCACTGTCAAGCAGCTCATGAATGAAGACGGCTTCCAGGCGGTTTATATCGGCGTCGGAGCAGGTCTGCCCAAGTTTATGAACATAGAAGGCGAGCAGCTTGTCGGCGTGTACAGCGCAAACGAATATCTAACCAGGGCAAACCTGATGAAGGCTTACGATTTCGGCAAAGGAGCTGACACACCCATCGCCCGCAGCAAAAAAGTCGCCGTTTTCGGCGGCGGCAACGTTGCCATGGACTCGGCGAGAACCGCCCTTCGACTTGGTGCCGAGGAAGTGTATCTGATTTACCGCCGCAGCGAGGCGGAGATGCCCGCACGTATCGAGGAGATCCACCACGCCAAGGAAGAGGGAGTCAAATTCCTCATACTCCAGAATCCGAAACGAATCCTCGGAGACGACAAGGCCCGTGTTCGCGCTGTTGAGTGTCTGCGTTATGAGCTGGGCGAGCCGGACGATTCGGGCAGGCGCCGGCCGGTGCCAATCGAGGGCTCAGAGTTTGAGATCGAAGTAGATACCGCGATTGTAGCAATCGGAAACGGTGCCAACCCGCTGCTGCAGCAGACAACGCCGGGGCTTAAGTTCAATAAATGGGGCAACATAGAGGTGGACGACAACTGCAAAACGAGCATTGAGGGCGTTTATGCCGGCGGCGATATCGTACTCGGTGCGGCTACGGTGATTCTGGCAATGGGCCAGGGCAGAATAGCGGCACAATCAATCAATGAATATCTAAAATCCGGCTGA
- a CDS encoding nitrophenyl compound nitroreductase subunit ArsF family protein, giving the protein MKIEIIAAAGADCQRLSARIEELISGSEKNCELIENTNPESLKRFGISKAPALVIDGEVKFSGSVPSDQELRSMLGIEPSEENNSFSPRRPESANLKPFRYILIAVMIFSLAAVIFRYMSGSSCFSGSCGIGAGSNHGIGTDAAARTFNENPQRAENPDVIVYYFHSGNRDQTCRDIECDTAMILSLEFSDLLIAGIIDWRVINIDEPENVHFLNNFQVSAETVVLSRLDGGKEVEFKRLDSVKDHLGDIDALKQYITREVKAYLNRG; this is encoded by the coding sequence GTGAAAATTGAAATAATCGCAGCCGCAGGTGCCGATTGCCAAAGACTTTCGGCCAGGATTGAAGAGCTGATCAGCGGCAGTGAGAAGAACTGCGAGCTTATAGAGAATACAAATCCGGAATCTCTAAAGCGTTTTGGCATCAGCAAAGCACCCGCTCTGGTAATTGACGGAGAGGTTAAATTTTCGGGTTCTGTCCCCTCCGACCAAGAGCTTCGGAGTATGCTTGGAATCGAACCTTCTGAAGAAAATAACAGTTTTTCACCTCGCCGGCCTGAATCAGCTAACTTGAAGCCTTTCAGGTATATACTGATAGCAGTGATGATATTCAGTCTTGCGGCGGTGATATTCCGTTACATGAGCGGCTCTTCCTGTTTTTCAGGCTCTTGCGGTATTGGCGCGGGCAGCAATCACGGCATAGGAACTGATGCCGCCGCGAGAACTTTTAACGAAAATCCTCAACGGGCTGAAAATCCGGACGTTATTGTGTATTACTTTCATAGCGGCAATCGGGACCAGACATGCCGCGATATAGAGTGTGATACGGCTATGATATTGAGCCTGGAATTCTCAGATTTGTTAATCGCCGGAATTATTGACTGGCGGGTTATAAACATAGACGAGCCGGAAAACGTTCATTTCCTCAATAATTTTCAGGTATCCGCAGAAACAGTGGTACTCTCCAGACTCGACGGCGGCAAAGAAGTTGAATTTAAACGCCTGGATTCGGTTAAAGACCACCTCGGGGATATCGATGCCCTGAAGCAGTACATCACCCGTGAAGTTAAGGCTTATCTTAACCGCGGCTGA
- a CDS encoding LysM peptidoglycan-binding domain-containing protein — MRHLNKILMLVMLGLTIVILRVVNGPLFDENTAGLTPEDPYADRSNGIVRKTRDDIQAKTQQLINDLYRKQDVSEIQQIRNQQHLRNIAQEQIAQTIPQAARASVEKARENTIAADIKHHLVEVQKGDNLTKIAKRIYGCSNKEAHKYVKIIYEANSSVMKSPNDLKVGAKLTLPVVSDGSGDLDRLASAAPGVFEKLANGAGNVARLSSTVNRYDTYSVTKGDTLSEIATKKLNDGKRWKEIFEINKNILKSPDKLREGMNLRLPSS, encoded by the coding sequence ATGAGACATCTGAATAAAATTTTAATGCTTGTCATGCTTGGCCTGACAATTGTGATACTGCGGGTTGTAAACGGGCCGCTGTTTGATGAAAACACGGCGGGGCTGACTCCGGAAGATCCTTATGCAGACCGCAGTAATGGTATTGTGCGTAAAACTCGTGACGATATTCAGGCCAAAACCCAGCAGTTGATAAACGATCTATACAGAAAACAGGATGTCTCCGAGATTCAGCAGATACGCAATCAGCAGCATCTGAGAAATATTGCCCAGGAGCAGATCGCACAGACAATCCCCCAGGCTGCCCGGGCCTCTGTTGAGAAGGCCAGAGAGAATACCATTGCCGCAGATATCAAACATCATTTGGTTGAAGTGCAAAAAGGCGACAATCTAACTAAGATAGCAAAGCGTATTTACGGATGCAGCAACAAAGAAGCACATAAATACGTTAAAATTATCTATGAGGCAAACAGCTCTGTAATGAAATCTCCCAATGACCTCAAGGTAGGTGCAAAACTGACTCTGCCGGTGGTCTCTGACGGCAGCGGCGATCTTGACAGACTGGCAAGTGCAGCGCCGGGCGTTTTTGAAAAACTCGCAAACGGCGCCGGCAATGTTGCAAGATTGAGCTCGACAGTAAACAGATACGACACCTACAGCGTAACAAAGGGCGATACTCTAAGTGAAATCGCCACGAAAAAACTCAATGACGGCAAACGCTGGAAAGAAATATTTGAGATTAACAAAAATATACTAAAAAGTCCTGATAAACTTCGGGAAGGTATGAATCTGCGTCTGCCCAGTTCTTGA
- the rsmH gene encoding 16S rRNA (cytosine(1402)-N(4))-methyltransferase RsmH gives MLSEEHIPVLAEPLIEKLILPADAVIVDCTLGHGGHSLLLGSRLGPNGRIIGLDVDPESIKKARDVLAGLECRVDIYRENFSRIDSVMELAGAESADLILADLGFCSAQLENTERGLSFEQNMPLDMRLDERLEVTAADILKSEDENVLADIIYRFGEERASRRIARLIVEQRKNKPITTTAELAAIVVRAKGLNRRWVKSRSKEIAQTFQALRIAVNHELDVLERLLENLPSRLKTGGYAAVITFHSLEARIVKQSFKQLEKAGVYEALTKKPITASQDECRRNPRSRSAQMRVVCKKM, from the coding sequence ATGCTTTCTGAAGAGCATATACCGGTACTTGCCGAGCCGCTGATTGAAAAGTTAATATTACCCGCTGATGCGGTGATAGTTGACTGTACTCTCGGTCACGGCGGCCATTCTCTGCTGCTCGGCAGCAGGCTCGGCCCCAATGGCAGGATAATCGGTCTTGATGTTGATCCTGAAAGCATAAAAAAGGCCCGCGATGTTCTTGCAGGCCTCGAATGCAGGGTTGATATCTACAGAGAAAACTTCAGCCGTATTGACAGTGTGATGGAGCTTGCCGGTGCAGAATCGGCCGATTTGATATTGGCGGATCTGGGTTTCTGTTCGGCCCAGCTGGAAAACACTGAGCGGGGCCTGAGTTTTGAACAGAATATGCCGCTTGACATGAGGCTTGACGAAAGACTCGAGGTTACCGCGGCGGATATTTTAAAAAGTGAAGACGAAAATGTCCTGGCAGACATTATTTACCGGTTTGGTGAAGAACGTGCAAGCCGGCGAATCGCAAGACTGATAGTCGAGCAGAGAAAAAATAAGCCCATAACTACAACCGCGGAACTTGCCGCGATAGTAGTCCGGGCCAAAGGTCTCAATCGGCGATGGGTGAAAAGCCGAAGCAAGGAAATAGCCCAGACGTTTCAGGCGCTGCGAATCGCCGTCAATCATGAGCTTGATGTTCTTGAGCGGCTTCTTGAGAATCTGCCCTCAAGGCTCAAAACCGGCGGATACGCGGCAGTGATAACCTTTCACAGCCTCGAAGCCAGGATAGTAAAGCAGAGCTTTAAACAGCTTGAAAAAGCCGGTGTATATGAAGCTCTGACAAAGAAACCAATAACCGCATCGCAAGACGAGTGCCGCCGAAATCCGCGTTCTCGAAGTGCGCAGATGCGGGTAGTGTGTAAAAAGATGTAG
- a CDS encoding division/cell wall cluster transcriptional repressor MraZ → MQLRGEYEHTLDEKGRLFLASRLRNNLAEEIEKSGLILSMGPDGVLCMYPGSVFEKVVLKASETMDPGKASAYIRFLYGSSIDIQLDNQGRFCIPETLRAKARLGAMITIVGVRDRVEIWNTADWQQNQQQDFDQFNEVANYTRLAMLKDDADKKAADEVFDKTDKSYSDRG, encoded by the coding sequence ATGCAGTTACGAGGTGAATATGAACACACGCTTGATGAAAAAGGGCGTTTGTTTCTTGCCAGCAGGCTTCGCAATAATCTCGCAGAAGAAATTGAGAAATCCGGGCTTATTCTTTCAATGGGCCCTGATGGTGTATTATGTATGTATCCGGGAAGTGTATTTGAAAAGGTAGTACTAAAAGCATCTGAAACAATGGACCCTGGCAAAGCTTCTGCATACATTCGTTTCCTTTATGGTTCGAGTATAGATATACAGTTAGACAACCAGGGAAGGTTTTGTATACCCGAAACGCTCCGGGCCAAAGCACGGCTCGGAGCAATGATAACAATCGTGGGCGTTCGCGACCGCGTAGAAATATGGAATACGGCAGACTGGCAGCAGAATCAGCAGCAGGACTTCGACCAGTTCAATGAAGTTGCCAACTATACCAGGCTTGCCATGCTCAAAGATGATGCCGATAAAAAGGCTGCGGATGAGGTTTTTGATAAAACTGATAAATCCTACAGCGACAGAGGCTAA
- the fusA gene encoding elongation factor G, which translates to MSDDLRNLRNIGIMAHIDAGKTTVTERVLFYTGRTYKIGETHDGTAVMDYMEDEQARGITITSAATKCKWKNCDMNLIDTPGHVDFTAEVERSLRVLDGAVACFDASEGVQAQSETVWRQGRKYGVPCLCFINKMDKTGADYLMSVESIAEKLDANPIMMQLPIGAEDNFRGIIDLMTMEATFYQEQKQGAKAVAGEIPEELKDVAEIMRHDMIEKIVEHCEELMELFLEDKEIPVEKLKAVLRREVVEGNLNPVFFGSALKDKGVRLLLDGIVDYLPSPLDRQLSSGMDPKDEETEIPLECDPSKPLVALAFKVAHDKHGDLYFIRIYQGTLVSGTRLLNSTRDSKENVTRIFEMHANDRQILKEAKAGDIVACVGLKDTLTGDTLCDTKHPVLLDAISFPEPVISMSIEPKTSAERAKLGEALGSLRREDPTFVTRYDEETGQTIISGMGELHLDILQNRIVRDMKVDVRVGTPKVAYKECITKKVEQESRFVRQTGGRGQFGHVIITVEPILNSDGNVSNDIEFESKIVGGSIPREYWNSVEKGCRTALTSGALAGYPVVGVRIELLDGSFHAVDSSEMAFEQAGAMAIREAMLKASPKLLEPVMKLQVVVPETNFGVVQGSLISKRGLVTNTRVSGQMRVIDAKAPLSELFGYTSELRGSTQGRGSFSMEPLDYEQVPEAVAKKILHS; encoded by the coding sequence ATGTCAGATGACTTAAGAAATCTTAGAAATATTGGCATCATGGCTCACATTGATGCCGGCAAAACAACAGTAACAGAACGAGTTTTATTCTATACAGGCCGTACATACAAGATCGGCGAAACCCATGACGGCACGGCAGTTATGGATTACATGGAAGATGAGCAGGCAAGGGGTATCACAATTACCTCTGCCGCCACTAAGTGTAAATGGAAAAACTGTGATATGAACCTGATTGATACTCCCGGTCACGTTGATTTCACCGCGGAGGTAGAACGTTCACTCCGTGTGCTTGATGGTGCCGTCGCCTGTTTCGATGCCAGTGAAGGTGTCCAGGCGCAGAGCGAAACCGTCTGGCGTCAGGGCCGCAAATACGGTGTTCCATGTCTTTGTTTCATTAACAAGATGGACAAGACGGGGGCCGATTACCTGATGTCCGTTGAAAGCATCGCCGAAAAGCTCGACGCCAACCCTATAATGATGCAGCTCCCGATAGGAGCGGAAGATAACTTCAGAGGCATCATTGATCTTATGACAATGGAGGCAACGTTTTACCAGGAGCAGAAACAAGGCGCCAAGGCGGTTGCCGGTGAAATCCCCGAAGAGCTTAAGGATGTTGCCGAGATAATGCGGCATGATATGATCGAAAAGATCGTGGAGCATTGCGAAGAGCTGATGGAGCTGTTTCTCGAGGATAAAGAAATACCCGTTGAAAAGCTCAAGGCCGTTCTCCGCAGAGAGGTTGTAGAAGGCAATCTCAACCCCGTATTTTTCGGTTCTGCCTTGAAAGACAAAGGTGTCCGGCTTCTACTCGACGGTATTGTTGACTATCTGCCGTCTCCTCTGGATAGACAGCTCTCTTCCGGCATGGACCCGAAGGATGAAGAGACTGAGATTCCGCTTGAGTGCGATCCTTCTAAACCGCTTGTTGCGCTGGCTTTCAAAGTTGCTCACGACAAACACGGTGACCTGTATTTCATAAGAATATACCAGGGAACTCTGGTTTCAGGTACCAGGCTGCTCAATTCAACCCGCGACTCAAAAGAAAATGTAACGCGAATATTTGAAATGCACGCCAATGACAGGCAGATACTCAAAGAGGCAAAGGCCGGCGATATTGTCGCTTGCGTAGGCCTTAAAGATACATTGACCGGAGACACTCTCTGTGATACTAAACATCCGGTACTTCTGGACGCGATCAGTTTCCCCGAACCGGTTATAAGCATGAGTATTGAGCCGAAAACGTCGGCTGAACGTGCCAAACTCGGAGAGGCTCTCGGGTCACTGAGGCGTGAGGATCCGACTTTTGTTACCCGATATGACGAAGAGACCGGCCAGACTATTATCAGCGGTATGGGCGAGCTTCACCTTGATATCCTTCAAAACAGGATAGTAAGGGATATGAAGGTCGATGTACGTGTCGGCACACCAAAGGTTGCTTACAAGGAATGCATTACCAAGAAGGTCGAGCAGGAATCCCGATTTGTCCGCCAGACCGGCGGACGCGGCCAGTTCGGTCATGTCATTATTACTGTTGAACCGATCTTAAACTCTGACGGCAACGTAAGTAACGATATAGAATTTGAGAGCAAAATCGTCGGCGGCTCAATCCCGCGTGAATACTGGAATTCAGTTGAAAAGGGATGCCGCACGGCATTAACTTCTGGAGCACTCGCCGGTTATCCGGTCGTCGGCGTTCGCATTGAGCTGCTCGACGGAAGTTTCCACGCTGTTGACTCTTCTGAAATGGCTTTCGAACAGGCCGGAGCTATGGCGATACGTGAGGCGATGTTAAAGGCCTCCCCAAAACTGCTCGAGCCGGTTATGAAGCTCCAGGTAGTTGTTCCCGAGACCAATTTCGGTGTAGTTCAGGGCAGTCTTATATCTAAACGAGGTCTTGTAACCAACACCCGTGTAAGCGGCCAGATGCGTGTTATTGATGCCAAGGCCCCGCTTTCAGAGCTGTTTGGCTACACAAGTGAGCTTCGCGGCTCAACACAGGGTCGCGGCTCTTTCTCAATGGAACCGCTGGATTATGAACAGGTTCCGGAGGCAGTCGCCAAGAAAATACTTCACAGCTAA
- the rpsG gene encoding 30S ribosomal protein S7, translating into MAKKFTASASKLKEDGKYGSKLVSKFINCLMYDGKKSSAEKVFYGAMDIIASRIKDTQPLEVFETAINNVKPMLEVRSKRVGGASYQVPMQVRPKRQQSLAFRWILNAVRSKKGRPTAQLLAAEFMDAFKQEGAAMTMRENVHRMAEANKAFAHFAW; encoded by the coding sequence ATGGCAAAGAAGTTTACAGCTTCAGCAAGTAAATTAAAAGAAGACGGCAAGTACGGCAGCAAGTTGGTATCTAAATTCATTAACTGCCTTATGTATGACGGCAAGAAAAGCTCAGCAGAGAAAGTGTTTTACGGTGCGATGGATATAATTGCCTCACGTATCAAGGATACACAGCCGCTGGAGGTTTTTGAGACAGCTATCAATAATGTTAAGCCTATGCTTGAGGTACGCAGCAAGCGTGTCGGCGGTGCCAGTTATCAGGTGCCCATGCAGGTTAGGCCTAAACGCCAGCAGTCACTTGCTTTCCGCTGGATCCTCAACGCGGTTCGCAGCAAAAAGGGACGCCCGACCGCCCAGTTACTTGCCGCTGAGTTCATGGATGCCTTTAAACAGGAAGGCGCTGCTATGACTATGCGTGAGAACGTTCACAGAATGGCCGAGGCAAACAAAGCATTTGCGCATTTTGCATGGTAA
- the rpsL gene encoding 30S ribosomal protein S12: MPTINQLVRNGRKTKSKKRVSDITGCPQKRGVCLIVRTQTPKKPNSALRKMARVRLTNGKEVNAYIPGVDHNLQEHSTVLIRGGRVRDLPGVRYHIVRGALDTAGVNGRKQARSKYGAKKS; this comes from the coding sequence ATGCCAACCATAAACCAGTTGGTCCGTAATGGACGTAAAACAAAATCGAAAAAGCGTGTATCTGATATCACAGGCTGTCCGCAGAAACGCGGGGTTTGCCTTATCGTTAGAACTCAGACACCTAAAAAACCGAATTCGGCTCTGCGGAAAATGGCCCGTGTGCGCCTTACGAACGGTAAAGAAGTTAATGCCTATATTCCCGGTGTTGACCATAACCTACAGGAACACAGTACGGTTCTGATCCGCGGCGGGCGTGTACGCGACCTTCCCGGTGTCAGGTATCACATAGTCCGCGGTGCACTTGATACCGCCGGAGTAAACGGGCGTAAGCAGGCCAGAAGTAAATACGGCGCTAAAAAAAGTTAA